A genomic window from Glycine max cultivar Williams 82 chromosome 17, Glycine_max_v4.0, whole genome shotgun sequence includes:
- the LOC100816729 gene encoding hydroxyproline O-galactosyltransferase GALT3 isoform X4: protein MTIKRLHFVQGLLKMKKWYGGLLIMALGMMLLFLYNVKGIQPQKQSAKQSAYNFFHNHTPGDSINGSSNLPVNSSEVELKRVTTPAKRPHLVHVAGLDDLYDMKNLSKEETNSVLIWDSLRSLLSRSDALAETAQGVKEASVAWKELLSIVEKDKASKINKMDGPENQNCPFSVTSPGKAVPDSGITLDLPCGLVVDSSITLIGIPNNRSFQIDLAGLEQEGEPNPPIILHYNVSLPGENMTEEPYIVQNTWTSDLGWGKEERCPARGSANIQEVDGLVLCNIQAVRSNNKGNANVDQPASDIPSNISSESVHRTANFPFAEGNPFTSTLWVGSEGFHMTVNGRHETSFAYREVLWMQKLEPWLVSSIKVAGSLSLLSILAKGLPVTEDNDIVVDIENLKAPSIARKRLALLIGVFSTGNNFERRMALRRSWMQYEAVHSGEVAVRFFIGLHKNNRVNFELWTEAQAYGDIQLMPFVDYYSLISLKTIAICIMGTKIIPSKYIMKTDDDAFVRIDEVLSSLKGKPSEGLLYGLISSKSSPQRDEGSKWYISEEEWPHDTYPPWAHGPGYVISRDIAKFIVHAHQERKLKLFKLEDVAMGIWIEQFKNDGKEVHYENDERFYNAGCESNYVIAHYQSPRMVLCLWEKLQKEHQPVCCE from the exons ATGACAATT AAACGGCTACATTTTGTTCAAGGTTtactgaaaatgaagaaatggtATGGAGGCTTGTTGATAATGGCTTTGGGTATGATGTTGTTGTTCCTCTACAATGTCAAAGGAATTCAGCCGCAGAAGCAATCCGCAAAACAGTCGGCATATAATTTCTTCCATAATCATACACCTGGTGATTCTATTAATGGAAGCAGCAATCTTCCAGTAAACTCTTCCGAGGTGGAACTAAAAAGGGTAACAACACCAGCAAAAAGGCCACATTTGGTACATGTTGCAGGGCTAGATGATCTGTATGACATGAAAAATCTATCGAAAGAAGAGACGAATTCTGTGCTAATTTGGGATTCCTTACGTTCCTTGCTGTCAAGGTCAGATGCTTTGGCTGAAACAGCTCAAGGAGTTAAAGAGGCTTCTGTAGCATGGAAAGAATTGCTGTCCATTGTTGAAAAGGACAAAGCTTCTAAGATTAATAAGATGGATGGCCCAGAAAATCAAAACTGCCCATTCTCGGTGACCTCGCCTGGTAAGGCTGTACCAGATAGTGGAATCACTCTTGATCTCCCTTGTGGTCTGGTTGTAGATTCTTCTATTACACTGATTGGAATCCCTAACAacagaagcttccagattgacCTTGCTGGGCTAGAGCAAGAAGGGGAGCCAAATCCTCCAATTATCTTGCATTATAATGTGAGTCTTCCTGGAGAAAACATGACAGAGGAACCATATATTGTTCAAAATACATGGACTAGTGATTTAGGGTGGGGAAAAGAGGAAAGGTGTCCTGCTCGTGGTTCTGCCAACATTCAAGAAG TTGATGGACTTGTTCTCTGCAACATACAAGCTGTCAGAAGTAACAACAAAGGGAATGCAAATGTTGACCAACCTGCTAGTGATATACCTTCTAATATTTCCTCAGAAAGTGTACATAGAACCGCTAATTTTCCCTTTGCTGAGGGTAATCCTTTCACTTCCACATTGTGGGTTGGTTCAGAGGGATTTCATATGACTGTGAATGGAAGGCATGAAACGTCTTTTGCATATAGGGAG GTTTTGTGGATGCAGAAACTTGAACCATGGTTAGTCAGCAGTATTAAAGTAGCAGGCAGTTTAAGTCTCTTATCAATCCTGGCTAAGGGTTTGCCTGTTACTGAAGATAATGATATAGTTGTTGATATTGAGAATCTGAAGGCTCCTTCTATCGCCAGAAAAAGGCTTGCTTTGTTGATTGGAGTATTTTCTACCGGAAACAATTTTGAACGTCGCATGGCCCTGAGGAGGTCTTGGATGCAATATGAGGCCGTACATTCTGGAGAAGTTGCTGTCCGATTTTTCATTGGGCTT CACAAGAACAATAGGGTTAATTTTGAGTTATGGACTGAAGCTCAAGCATATGGAGATATTCAGTTAATGCCTTTTGTagattattatagtttgatttCTTTGAAGACAATTGCAATTTGCATTATGGGG ACAAAAATCATCCCTTCTAAATACATCATGAAAACAGATGATGATGCCTTTGTTAGGATTGATGAAGTGCTTTCCAGCCTTAAAGGAAAGCCATCGGAAGGCCTCTTGTACGGTCTCATATCTTCTAAATCATCTCCTCAGAGGGACGAAGGCAGCAAGTGGTACATCAGTGAGGAG GAATGGCCCCATGATACATACCCACCATGGGCACATGGTCCTGGCTATGTTATCTCACGAGACATAGCAAAATTTATTGTCCATGCCCACCAAGAAAGAAAACTCAAG cTCTTTAAATTAGAAGATGTTGCCATGGGCATATGGATTGAACAGTTCAAGAATGATGGTAAAGAAGTACATTATGAAAATGATGAGAGGTTTTACAACGCTGGATGTGAATCAAATTATGTAATTGCCCATTATCAAAGTCCGAGGATGGTGCTATGCCTTTGGGAGAAATTACAGAAAGAACACCAGCCAGTGTGCTGTGAGTAA
- the LOC100816729 gene encoding hydroxyproline O-galactosyltransferase GALT3 isoform X6, whose protein sequence is MTIKRLHFVQGLLKMKKWYGGLLIMALGMMLLFLYNVKGIQPQKQSAKQSAYNFFHNHTPGDSINGSSNLPVNSSEVELKRVTTPAKRPHLVHVAGLDDLYDMKNLSKEETNSVLIWDSLRSLLSRSDALAETAQGVKEASVAWKELLSIVEKDKASKINKMDGPENQNCPFSVTSPGKAVPDSGITLDLPCGLVVDSSITLIGIPNNRSFQIDLAGLEQEGEPNPPIILHYNVSLPGENMTEEPYIVQNTWTSDLGWGKEERCPARGSANIQEVDGLVLCNIQAVRSNNKGNANVDQPASDIPSNISSESVHRTANFPFAEGNPFTSTLWVGSEGFHMTVNGRHETSFAYREKLEPWLVSSIKVAGSLSLLSILAKGLPVTEDNDIVVDIENLKAPSIARKRLALLIGVFSTGNNFERRMALRRSWMQYEAVHSGEVAVRFFIGLHKNNRVNFELWTEAQAYGDIQLMPFVDYYSLISLKTIAICIMGTKIIPSKYIMKTDDDAFVRIDEVLSSLKGKPSEGLLYGLISSKSSPQRDEGSKWYISEEEWPHDTYPPWAHGPGYVISRDIAKFIVHAHQERKLKLFKLEDVAMGIWIEQFKNDGKEVHYENDERFYNAGCESNYVIAHYQSPRMVLCLWEKLQKEHQPVCCE, encoded by the exons ATGACAATT AAACGGCTACATTTTGTTCAAGGTTtactgaaaatgaagaaatggtATGGAGGCTTGTTGATAATGGCTTTGGGTATGATGTTGTTGTTCCTCTACAATGTCAAAGGAATTCAGCCGCAGAAGCAATCCGCAAAACAGTCGGCATATAATTTCTTCCATAATCATACACCTGGTGATTCTATTAATGGAAGCAGCAATCTTCCAGTAAACTCTTCCGAGGTGGAACTAAAAAGGGTAACAACACCAGCAAAAAGGCCACATTTGGTACATGTTGCAGGGCTAGATGATCTGTATGACATGAAAAATCTATCGAAAGAAGAGACGAATTCTGTGCTAATTTGGGATTCCTTACGTTCCTTGCTGTCAAGGTCAGATGCTTTGGCTGAAACAGCTCAAGGAGTTAAAGAGGCTTCTGTAGCATGGAAAGAATTGCTGTCCATTGTTGAAAAGGACAAAGCTTCTAAGATTAATAAGATGGATGGCCCAGAAAATCAAAACTGCCCATTCTCGGTGACCTCGCCTGGTAAGGCTGTACCAGATAGTGGAATCACTCTTGATCTCCCTTGTGGTCTGGTTGTAGATTCTTCTATTACACTGATTGGAATCCCTAACAacagaagcttccagattgacCTTGCTGGGCTAGAGCAAGAAGGGGAGCCAAATCCTCCAATTATCTTGCATTATAATGTGAGTCTTCCTGGAGAAAACATGACAGAGGAACCATATATTGTTCAAAATACATGGACTAGTGATTTAGGGTGGGGAAAAGAGGAAAGGTGTCCTGCTCGTGGTTCTGCCAACATTCAAGAAG TTGATGGACTTGTTCTCTGCAACATACAAGCTGTCAGAAGTAACAACAAAGGGAATGCAAATGTTGACCAACCTGCTAGTGATATACCTTCTAATATTTCCTCAGAAAGTGTACATAGAACCGCTAATTTTCCCTTTGCTGAGGGTAATCCTTTCACTTCCACATTGTGGGTTGGTTCAGAGGGATTTCATATGACTGTGAATGGAAGGCATGAAACGTCTTTTGCATATAGGGAG AAACTTGAACCATGGTTAGTCAGCAGTATTAAAGTAGCAGGCAGTTTAAGTCTCTTATCAATCCTGGCTAAGGGTTTGCCTGTTACTGAAGATAATGATATAGTTGTTGATATTGAGAATCTGAAGGCTCCTTCTATCGCCAGAAAAAGGCTTGCTTTGTTGATTGGAGTATTTTCTACCGGAAACAATTTTGAACGTCGCATGGCCCTGAGGAGGTCTTGGATGCAATATGAGGCCGTACATTCTGGAGAAGTTGCTGTCCGATTTTTCATTGGGCTT CACAAGAACAATAGGGTTAATTTTGAGTTATGGACTGAAGCTCAAGCATATGGAGATATTCAGTTAATGCCTTTTGTagattattatagtttgatttCTTTGAAGACAATTGCAATTTGCATTATGGGG ACAAAAATCATCCCTTCTAAATACATCATGAAAACAGATGATGATGCCTTTGTTAGGATTGATGAAGTGCTTTCCAGCCTTAAAGGAAAGCCATCGGAAGGCCTCTTGTACGGTCTCATATCTTCTAAATCATCTCCTCAGAGGGACGAAGGCAGCAAGTGGTACATCAGTGAGGAG GAATGGCCCCATGATACATACCCACCATGGGCACATGGTCCTGGCTATGTTATCTCACGAGACATAGCAAAATTTATTGTCCATGCCCACCAAGAAAGAAAACTCAAG cTCTTTAAATTAGAAGATGTTGCCATGGGCATATGGATTGAACAGTTCAAGAATGATGGTAAAGAAGTACATTATGAAAATGATGAGAGGTTTTACAACGCTGGATGTGAATCAAATTATGTAATTGCCCATTATCAAAGTCCGAGGATGGTGCTATGCCTTTGGGAGAAATTACAGAAAGAACACCAGCCAGTGTGCTGTGAGTAA
- the LOC100816729 gene encoding hydroxyproline O-galactosyltransferase GALT3 isoform X1, whose amino-acid sequence MTIVRYHFKRLHFVQGLLKMKKWYGGLLIMALGMMLLFLYNVKGIQPQKQSAKQSAYNFFHNHTPGDSINGSSNLPVNSSEVELKRVTTPAKRPHLVHVAGLDDLYDMKNLSKEETNSVLIWDSLRSLLSRSDALAETAQGVKEASVAWKELLSIVEKDKASKINKMDGPENQNCPFSVTSPGKAVPDSGITLDLPCGLVVDSSITLIGIPNNRSFQIDLAGLEQEGEPNPPIILHYNVSLPGENMTEEPYIVQNTWTSDLGWGKEERCPARGSANIQEVDGLVLCNIQAVRSNNKGNANVDQPASDIPSNISSESVHRTANFPFAEGNPFTSTLWVGSEGFHMTVNGRHETSFAYREVLWMQKLEPWLVSSIKVAGSLSLLSILAKGLPVTEDNDIVVDIENLKAPSIARKRLALLIGVFSTGNNFERRMALRRSWMQYEAVHSGEVAVRFFIGLHKNNRVNFELWTEAQAYGDIQLMPFVDYYSLISLKTIAICIMGTKIIPSKYIMKTDDDAFVRIDEVLSSLKGKPSEGLLYGLISSKSSPQRDEGSKWYISEEEWPHDTYPPWAHGPGYVISRDIAKFIVHAHQERKLKLFKLEDVAMGIWIEQFKNDGKEVHYENDERFYNAGCESNYVIAHYQSPRMVLCLWEKLQKEHQPVCCE is encoded by the exons ATGACAATTGTACGCTATCATTTT AAACGGCTACATTTTGTTCAAGGTTtactgaaaatgaagaaatggtATGGAGGCTTGTTGATAATGGCTTTGGGTATGATGTTGTTGTTCCTCTACAATGTCAAAGGAATTCAGCCGCAGAAGCAATCCGCAAAACAGTCGGCATATAATTTCTTCCATAATCATACACCTGGTGATTCTATTAATGGAAGCAGCAATCTTCCAGTAAACTCTTCCGAGGTGGAACTAAAAAGGGTAACAACACCAGCAAAAAGGCCACATTTGGTACATGTTGCAGGGCTAGATGATCTGTATGACATGAAAAATCTATCGAAAGAAGAGACGAATTCTGTGCTAATTTGGGATTCCTTACGTTCCTTGCTGTCAAGGTCAGATGCTTTGGCTGAAACAGCTCAAGGAGTTAAAGAGGCTTCTGTAGCATGGAAAGAATTGCTGTCCATTGTTGAAAAGGACAAAGCTTCTAAGATTAATAAGATGGATGGCCCAGAAAATCAAAACTGCCCATTCTCGGTGACCTCGCCTGGTAAGGCTGTACCAGATAGTGGAATCACTCTTGATCTCCCTTGTGGTCTGGTTGTAGATTCTTCTATTACACTGATTGGAATCCCTAACAacagaagcttccagattgacCTTGCTGGGCTAGAGCAAGAAGGGGAGCCAAATCCTCCAATTATCTTGCATTATAATGTGAGTCTTCCTGGAGAAAACATGACAGAGGAACCATATATTGTTCAAAATACATGGACTAGTGATTTAGGGTGGGGAAAAGAGGAAAGGTGTCCTGCTCGTGGTTCTGCCAACATTCAAGAAG TTGATGGACTTGTTCTCTGCAACATACAAGCTGTCAGAAGTAACAACAAAGGGAATGCAAATGTTGACCAACCTGCTAGTGATATACCTTCTAATATTTCCTCAGAAAGTGTACATAGAACCGCTAATTTTCCCTTTGCTGAGGGTAATCCTTTCACTTCCACATTGTGGGTTGGTTCAGAGGGATTTCATATGACTGTGAATGGAAGGCATGAAACGTCTTTTGCATATAGGGAG GTTTTGTGGATGCAGAAACTTGAACCATGGTTAGTCAGCAGTATTAAAGTAGCAGGCAGTTTAAGTCTCTTATCAATCCTGGCTAAGGGTTTGCCTGTTACTGAAGATAATGATATAGTTGTTGATATTGAGAATCTGAAGGCTCCTTCTATCGCCAGAAAAAGGCTTGCTTTGTTGATTGGAGTATTTTCTACCGGAAACAATTTTGAACGTCGCATGGCCCTGAGGAGGTCTTGGATGCAATATGAGGCCGTACATTCTGGAGAAGTTGCTGTCCGATTTTTCATTGGGCTT CACAAGAACAATAGGGTTAATTTTGAGTTATGGACTGAAGCTCAAGCATATGGAGATATTCAGTTAATGCCTTTTGTagattattatagtttgatttCTTTGAAGACAATTGCAATTTGCATTATGGGG ACAAAAATCATCCCTTCTAAATACATCATGAAAACAGATGATGATGCCTTTGTTAGGATTGATGAAGTGCTTTCCAGCCTTAAAGGAAAGCCATCGGAAGGCCTCTTGTACGGTCTCATATCTTCTAAATCATCTCCTCAGAGGGACGAAGGCAGCAAGTGGTACATCAGTGAGGAG GAATGGCCCCATGATACATACCCACCATGGGCACATGGTCCTGGCTATGTTATCTCACGAGACATAGCAAAATTTATTGTCCATGCCCACCAAGAAAGAAAACTCAAG cTCTTTAAATTAGAAGATGTTGCCATGGGCATATGGATTGAACAGTTCAAGAATGATGGTAAAGAAGTACATTATGAAAATGATGAGAGGTTTTACAACGCTGGATGTGAATCAAATTATGTAATTGCCCATTATCAAAGTCCGAGGATGGTGCTATGCCTTTGGGAGAAATTACAGAAAGAACACCAGCCAGTGTGCTGTGAGTAA
- the LOC100816729 gene encoding hydroxyproline O-galactosyltransferase GALT3 isoform X3 has translation MTIVRYHFKRLHFVQGLLKMKKWYGGLLIMALGMMLLFLYNVKGIQPQKQSAKQSAYNFFHNHTPGDSINGSSNLPVNSSEVELKRVTTPAKRPHLVHVAGLDDLYDMKNLSKEETNSVLIWDSLRSLLSRSDALAETAQGVKEASVAWKELLSIVEKDKASKINKMDGPENQNCPFSVTSPGKAVPDSGITLDLPCGLVVDSSITLIGIPNNRSFQIDLAGLEQEGEPNPPIILHYNVSLPGENMTEEPYIVQNTWTSDLGWGKEERCPARGSANIQEVDGLVLCNIQAVRSNNKGNANVDQPASDIPSNISSESVHRTANFPFAEGNPFTSTLWVGSEGFHMTVNGRHETSFAYREKLEPWLVSSIKVAGSLSLLSILAKGLPVTEDNDIVVDIENLKAPSIARKRLALLIGVFSTGNNFERRMALRRSWMQYEAVHSGEVAVRFFIGLHKNNRVNFELWTEAQAYGDIQLMPFVDYYSLISLKTIAICIMGTKIIPSKYIMKTDDDAFVRIDEVLSSLKGKPSEGLLYGLISSKSSPQRDEGSKWYISEEEWPHDTYPPWAHGPGYVISRDIAKFIVHAHQERKLKLFKLEDVAMGIWIEQFKNDGKEVHYENDERFYNAGCESNYVIAHYQSPRMVLCLWEKLQKEHQPVCCE, from the exons ATGACAATTGTACGCTATCATTTT AAACGGCTACATTTTGTTCAAGGTTtactgaaaatgaagaaatggtATGGAGGCTTGTTGATAATGGCTTTGGGTATGATGTTGTTGTTCCTCTACAATGTCAAAGGAATTCAGCCGCAGAAGCAATCCGCAAAACAGTCGGCATATAATTTCTTCCATAATCATACACCTGGTGATTCTATTAATGGAAGCAGCAATCTTCCAGTAAACTCTTCCGAGGTGGAACTAAAAAGGGTAACAACACCAGCAAAAAGGCCACATTTGGTACATGTTGCAGGGCTAGATGATCTGTATGACATGAAAAATCTATCGAAAGAAGAGACGAATTCTGTGCTAATTTGGGATTCCTTACGTTCCTTGCTGTCAAGGTCAGATGCTTTGGCTGAAACAGCTCAAGGAGTTAAAGAGGCTTCTGTAGCATGGAAAGAATTGCTGTCCATTGTTGAAAAGGACAAAGCTTCTAAGATTAATAAGATGGATGGCCCAGAAAATCAAAACTGCCCATTCTCGGTGACCTCGCCTGGTAAGGCTGTACCAGATAGTGGAATCACTCTTGATCTCCCTTGTGGTCTGGTTGTAGATTCTTCTATTACACTGATTGGAATCCCTAACAacagaagcttccagattgacCTTGCTGGGCTAGAGCAAGAAGGGGAGCCAAATCCTCCAATTATCTTGCATTATAATGTGAGTCTTCCTGGAGAAAACATGACAGAGGAACCATATATTGTTCAAAATACATGGACTAGTGATTTAGGGTGGGGAAAAGAGGAAAGGTGTCCTGCTCGTGGTTCTGCCAACATTCAAGAAG TTGATGGACTTGTTCTCTGCAACATACAAGCTGTCAGAAGTAACAACAAAGGGAATGCAAATGTTGACCAACCTGCTAGTGATATACCTTCTAATATTTCCTCAGAAAGTGTACATAGAACCGCTAATTTTCCCTTTGCTGAGGGTAATCCTTTCACTTCCACATTGTGGGTTGGTTCAGAGGGATTTCATATGACTGTGAATGGAAGGCATGAAACGTCTTTTGCATATAGGGAG AAACTTGAACCATGGTTAGTCAGCAGTATTAAAGTAGCAGGCAGTTTAAGTCTCTTATCAATCCTGGCTAAGGGTTTGCCTGTTACTGAAGATAATGATATAGTTGTTGATATTGAGAATCTGAAGGCTCCTTCTATCGCCAGAAAAAGGCTTGCTTTGTTGATTGGAGTATTTTCTACCGGAAACAATTTTGAACGTCGCATGGCCCTGAGGAGGTCTTGGATGCAATATGAGGCCGTACATTCTGGAGAAGTTGCTGTCCGATTTTTCATTGGGCTT CACAAGAACAATAGGGTTAATTTTGAGTTATGGACTGAAGCTCAAGCATATGGAGATATTCAGTTAATGCCTTTTGTagattattatagtttgatttCTTTGAAGACAATTGCAATTTGCATTATGGGG ACAAAAATCATCCCTTCTAAATACATCATGAAAACAGATGATGATGCCTTTGTTAGGATTGATGAAGTGCTTTCCAGCCTTAAAGGAAAGCCATCGGAAGGCCTCTTGTACGGTCTCATATCTTCTAAATCATCTCCTCAGAGGGACGAAGGCAGCAAGTGGTACATCAGTGAGGAG GAATGGCCCCATGATACATACCCACCATGGGCACATGGTCCTGGCTATGTTATCTCACGAGACATAGCAAAATTTATTGTCCATGCCCACCAAGAAAGAAAACTCAAG cTCTTTAAATTAGAAGATGTTGCCATGGGCATATGGATTGAACAGTTCAAGAATGATGGTAAAGAAGTACATTATGAAAATGATGAGAGGTTTTACAACGCTGGATGTGAATCAAATTATGTAATTGCCCATTATCAAAGTCCGAGGATGGTGCTATGCCTTTGGGAGAAATTACAGAAAGAACACCAGCCAGTGTGCTGTGAGTAA
- the LOC100816729 gene encoding hydroxyproline O-galactosyltransferase GALT3 isoform X5 — protein sequence MSQPSMKRLHFVQGLLKMKKWYGGLLIMALGMMLLFLYNVKGIQPQKQSAKQSAYNFFHNHTPGDSINGSSNLPVNSSEVELKRVTTPAKRPHLVHVAGLDDLYDMKNLSKEETNSVLIWDSLRSLLSRSDALAETAQGVKEASVAWKELLSIVEKDKASKINKMDGPENQNCPFSVTSPGKAVPDSGITLDLPCGLVVDSSITLIGIPNNRSFQIDLAGLEQEGEPNPPIILHYNVSLPGENMTEEPYIVQNTWTSDLGWGKEERCPARGSANIQEVDGLVLCNIQAVRSNNKGNANVDQPASDIPSNISSESVHRTANFPFAEGNPFTSTLWVGSEGFHMTVNGRHETSFAYREKLEPWLVSSIKVAGSLSLLSILAKGLPVTEDNDIVVDIENLKAPSIARKRLALLIGVFSTGNNFERRMALRRSWMQYEAVHSGEVAVRFFIGLHKNNRVNFELWTEAQAYGDIQLMPFVDYYSLISLKTIAICIMGTKIIPSKYIMKTDDDAFVRIDEVLSSLKGKPSEGLLYGLISSKSSPQRDEGSKWYISEEEWPHDTYPPWAHGPGYVISRDIAKFIVHAHQERKLKLFKLEDVAMGIWIEQFKNDGKEVHYENDERFYNAGCESNYVIAHYQSPRMVLCLWEKLQKEHQPVCCE from the exons ATGTCGCAGCCCTCGATG AAACGGCTACATTTTGTTCAAGGTTtactgaaaatgaagaaatggtATGGAGGCTTGTTGATAATGGCTTTGGGTATGATGTTGTTGTTCCTCTACAATGTCAAAGGAATTCAGCCGCAGAAGCAATCCGCAAAACAGTCGGCATATAATTTCTTCCATAATCATACACCTGGTGATTCTATTAATGGAAGCAGCAATCTTCCAGTAAACTCTTCCGAGGTGGAACTAAAAAGGGTAACAACACCAGCAAAAAGGCCACATTTGGTACATGTTGCAGGGCTAGATGATCTGTATGACATGAAAAATCTATCGAAAGAAGAGACGAATTCTGTGCTAATTTGGGATTCCTTACGTTCCTTGCTGTCAAGGTCAGATGCTTTGGCTGAAACAGCTCAAGGAGTTAAAGAGGCTTCTGTAGCATGGAAAGAATTGCTGTCCATTGTTGAAAAGGACAAAGCTTCTAAGATTAATAAGATGGATGGCCCAGAAAATCAAAACTGCCCATTCTCGGTGACCTCGCCTGGTAAGGCTGTACCAGATAGTGGAATCACTCTTGATCTCCCTTGTGGTCTGGTTGTAGATTCTTCTATTACACTGATTGGAATCCCTAACAacagaagcttccagattgacCTTGCTGGGCTAGAGCAAGAAGGGGAGCCAAATCCTCCAATTATCTTGCATTATAATGTGAGTCTTCCTGGAGAAAACATGACAGAGGAACCATATATTGTTCAAAATACATGGACTAGTGATTTAGGGTGGGGAAAAGAGGAAAGGTGTCCTGCTCGTGGTTCTGCCAACATTCAAGAAG TTGATGGACTTGTTCTCTGCAACATACAAGCTGTCAGAAGTAACAACAAAGGGAATGCAAATGTTGACCAACCTGCTAGTGATATACCTTCTAATATTTCCTCAGAAAGTGTACATAGAACCGCTAATTTTCCCTTTGCTGAGGGTAATCCTTTCACTTCCACATTGTGGGTTGGTTCAGAGGGATTTCATATGACTGTGAATGGAAGGCATGAAACGTCTTTTGCATATAGGGAG AAACTTGAACCATGGTTAGTCAGCAGTATTAAAGTAGCAGGCAGTTTAAGTCTCTTATCAATCCTGGCTAAGGGTTTGCCTGTTACTGAAGATAATGATATAGTTGTTGATATTGAGAATCTGAAGGCTCCTTCTATCGCCAGAAAAAGGCTTGCTTTGTTGATTGGAGTATTTTCTACCGGAAACAATTTTGAACGTCGCATGGCCCTGAGGAGGTCTTGGATGCAATATGAGGCCGTACATTCTGGAGAAGTTGCTGTCCGATTTTTCATTGGGCTT CACAAGAACAATAGGGTTAATTTTGAGTTATGGACTGAAGCTCAAGCATATGGAGATATTCAGTTAATGCCTTTTGTagattattatagtttgatttCTTTGAAGACAATTGCAATTTGCATTATGGGG ACAAAAATCATCCCTTCTAAATACATCATGAAAACAGATGATGATGCCTTTGTTAGGATTGATGAAGTGCTTTCCAGCCTTAAAGGAAAGCCATCGGAAGGCCTCTTGTACGGTCTCATATCTTCTAAATCATCTCCTCAGAGGGACGAAGGCAGCAAGTGGTACATCAGTGAGGAG GAATGGCCCCATGATACATACCCACCATGGGCACATGGTCCTGGCTATGTTATCTCACGAGACATAGCAAAATTTATTGTCCATGCCCACCAAGAAAGAAAACTCAAG cTCTTTAAATTAGAAGATGTTGCCATGGGCATATGGATTGAACAGTTCAAGAATGATGGTAAAGAAGTACATTATGAAAATGATGAGAGGTTTTACAACGCTGGATGTGAATCAAATTATGTAATTGCCCATTATCAAAGTCCGAGGATGGTGCTATGCCTTTGGGAGAAATTACAGAAAGAACACCAGCCAGTGTGCTGTGAGTAA